In Phaseolus vulgaris cultivar G19833 chromosome 10, P. vulgaris v2.0, whole genome shotgun sequence, a single genomic region encodes these proteins:
- the LOC137819481 gene encoding protein RETICULATA-RELATED 3, chloroplastic-like encodes MAMAAQAMAQFRFSPLYSHHRYHYHYNYQSTFSFPSPRHPRSQRLHLSFSGGDIGGGARGGSGGGGGGDSDGESVGFGVLGMFLNGWRLRVAADPQFPFKVLMEELVGVSAAVIGDMATRPNFGLNELDFVFSTLVVGSILNFILMYLLAPTLSSSSTLPWLFATCPSSHMFEPGPYGIVERCGTLVYKGGLFALVGLAAGLAGTAVSNGLIAVRKRVDPTFQSPNKAPPTLLNALTWAAHMGVSSNLRYQSLNGLEFLLEKCVSPLVFKSSVLALRLSNNVVGGMTFVMLARLTGSQALSVPQPK; translated from the coding sequence atggcaATGGCAGCGCAAGCCATGGCCCAATTCCGTTTCTCACCTCTCTACTCTCATCACCGCTACCATTACCATTACAACTACCAGTCCACCTTTTCCTTCCCGTCTCCGCGCCACCCCCGCAGCCAAAGGCTGCACCTTTCGTTCTCCGGCGGCGACATCGGCGGTGGAGCCAGAGGAGGCAGCGGCGGGGGAGGAGGCGGAGACTCGGACGGCGAAAGCGTGGGATTTGGGGTTCTGGGGATGTTTTTAAACGGATGGAGATTGAGGGTGGCGGCGGACCCACAATTCCCTTTCAAGGTTTTGATGGAGGAGTTGGTGGGTGTGAGTGCGGCGGTTATCGGCGACATGGCGACACGCCCCAACTTCGGACTGAACGAACTGGACTTCGTGTTCTCCACTCTGGTGGTGGGGTCCATTCTGAATTTCATCCTGATGTATCTCTTGGCGCCCACCTTGTCCTCGTCTTCCACCCTTCCTTGGTTGTTCGCCACGTGTCCCAGCAGCCACATGTTCGAACCTGGTCCCTACGGAATAGTGGAGCGGTGTGGGACTCTGGTGTACAAGGGAGGATTGTTTGCGCTGGTGGGGCTGGCCGCTGGCCTTGCCGGGACTGCCGTTTCGAACGGGCTGATCGCGGTGAGGAAGAGGGTGGACCCCACGTTCCAGTCCCCGAACAAGGCTCCTCCTACGCTTCTCAACGCGCTTACTTGGGCGGCGCACATGGGTGTGAGCAGCAATTTGAGGTACCAGAGTCTTAATGGCTTGGAGTTTCTGTTGGAGAAGTGCGTTTCTCCTTTGGTGTTCAAGTCCTCTGTTTTGGCTCTCAGACTGTCCAACAATGTTGTCGGAGGGATGACCTTTGTCATGTTGGCAAGGTTAACCGGCTCTCAGGCTCTTTCTGTTCCTCAACCCAAATAG